The Dioscorea cayenensis subsp. rotundata cultivar TDr96_F1 chromosome 19, TDr96_F1_v2_PseudoChromosome.rev07_lg8_w22 25.fasta, whole genome shotgun sequence genome includes a window with the following:
- the LOC120250510 gene encoding receptor-like serine/threonine-protein kinase SD1-8 isoform X1: MNKSKLFFSLFFLLLSSQHHHLLLLLRVVAIDDRLIAPSQSITVNQTLVSHGGVFELGFFSSSNSTTIDHQPLYYLGIWYHNLPVRTIVWVANRDKPLKNSRGKLTFIKDGNLAVVDGNGDILWSSRVNPSSLSNEINAVLLDSGNFVLQQNSTYIWQSFDMPTDTFLPNMLLRSNMKTGEAQRISSWMSFDNPAPGNFSFGIDPKNSLQIVIWQGSNTPHWRSHVWNGKSLSGTRETNATSQYVLKVAVDNNVISIMFSPTQGTAQARYVLEPTGTLKMVVWNEPVKNWSLVWSRPSKPCDSYDVCGPSGYCDSSVLSLLPQCKCFPGFKPRDEEEWKLGNYSQGCVRRVALSCDNGDKFWKMERMKLPDRLTLLSNKSLMECQSECLTSCTCTAYAYSSVTGGGSSQRCLVWVDELMDLEHVSNGGEDLNVRLVASELVFTNSTELNNNEKKSRSLLVIVLPIVAGLILIFGCLCCFLWRRRMYIKGKKEAKKGLLFGDLSGKNEMEIPLLDYNTIMAATNNFAFVNKLGEGGFGPVYKGNLQGQEIAVKKLSKSSGQGYEEFKNEVELIARLQHTNLVRLMGWCMDEDEKLLIYEYLPNKSLDKFLFDTAKSASLDWRKRYQIIEGIAQGLLYLHRYSRLRIIHRDLKTSNILLDGALNPKISDFGLARIFGGNQTEANTKRVVGTYGYMSPEYAFDGVFSEKSDVFSFGVIVLEIVSGKRSTGFYANNNLLGYAWQLWEEGRGLQLLDNELGSSLCASEVMRCIQIGLLCIQENSADRPAMSAVISMLTNDNITLPSPKQPAFAVGRHPDPESVNSASIASIESVNEVTLSVVDAR; this comes from the exons ATGAACAAATCAAagctcttcttttctcttttcttcttgttattatcatctcagcatcatcatcttcttcttcttcttagagTTGTTGCAATTGATGATAGATTAATAGCACCAAGCCAATCAATCACAGTGAACCAAACTCTAGTCTCACATGGAGGAGTCTTTGAGCTtggtttcttctcttcttcaaacTCAACCACCATTGATCATCAACCTCTTTACTACCTTGGCATTTGGTACCATAATCTCCCAGTCAGAACCATTGTTTGGGTGGCAAACAGAGATAAGCCTCTCAAAAACTCAAGAGGGAAACTCACATTCATCAAAGATGGTAACCTTGCTGTAGTAGATGGCAATGGTGACATTCTCTGGTCATCCAGAGTCAATCCTTCTTCTCTTTCAAATG AAATAAATGCGGTGCTGTTGGACTCTGGAAACTTTGTGCTCCAACAAAATAGCACATATATATGGCAGAGTTTCGACATGCCCACCGATACTTTCTTACCGAACATGCTTCTCCGGTCGAACATGAAGACCGGAGAAGCGCAGAGGATAAGTTCATGGATGAGCTTTGATAACCCGGCACCAGGGAACTTCTCTTTCGGCATTGATCCAAAGAATTCTCTTCAAATAGTTATATGGCAAGGATCAAACACTCCTCATTGGAGAAGCCATGTATGGAATGGGAAGTCATTGAGTGGAACTCGTGAGACAAATGCAACTTCACAGTATGTTCTCAAGGTGGCAGTGGACAACAATGTGATCTCTATCATGTTTAGTCCTACACAAGGGACAGCTCAAGCAAGATATGTGCTTGAACCAACTGGTACACTGAAGATGGTGGTGTGGAATGAACCTGTGAAGAATTGGAGTTTGGTTTGGTCTAGGCCAAGCAAGCCTTGTGATTCTTATGATGTTTGTGGTCCTTCTGGGTACTGTGATAGTAGTGTGCTGTCTTTGTTGCCTCAGTGTAAATGTTTTCCAGGATTTAAGCCAAGAGATGAGGAGGAGTGGAAGCTTGGGAATTATTCTCAAGGGTGTGTGAGGAGAGTGGCATTGAGTTGTGATAATGGAGATAAGTTTTGGAAGATGGAGAGGATGAAATTGCCTGATAGATTGACATTGTTGAGCAACAAGAGTTTGATGGAATGCCAATCTGAGTGTTTGACTTCATGCACTTGTACTGCTTATGCTTATTCTTCTGTGACTGGAGGTGGGAGTAGCCAGAGGTGTTTAGTTTGGGTAGATGAGTTGATGGACCTTGAGCATGTCTCTAATGGTGGAGAAGATCTAAATGTTCGTCTTGTGGCTTCTGAACTTG TGTTTACTAACTCAACAGAGTTGAACAATAATGAGAAGAAGAGTCGGAGTTTACTTGTCATTGTATTGCCAATTGTTGCTGGTTTGATTCTCATTTTTGGGTGTTTGTGTTGttttctttggagaagaaggatgTACATTAAAG gaaagaaagaagcaaagaagggATTGTTGTTTGGTGATTTAAGTGGCAAGAATGAAATGGAGATTCCTCTGTTAGACTACAACACAATAATGGCTGCCACCAATAACTTCGCCTTTGTAAACAAGCTCGGAGAAGGTGGCTTTGGCCCTGTCTACAAG GGAAACTTGCAAGGACAAGAGATAGCAGTAAAAAAACTGTCTAAGAGTTCAGGACAAGGCTATGAAGAGTTCAAGAATGAAGTTGAACTCATTGCTAGACTCCAACACACAAATCTTGTTCGCCTTATGGGTTGGTGCATGGATGAGGATGAAAAACTACTCATCTATGAATATCTGCCGAACAAAAGCTTGGACAAGTTCTTATTTG ATACAGCCAAATCCGCAAGCTTAGATTGGCGGAAACGGTATCAAATCATCGAAGGCATCGCACAAGGGCTCCTCTACCTTCACCGGTACTCGAGGCTGCGCATAATTCACAGAGATCTGAAGACCAGTAACATACTCTTGGATGGTGCATTAAACCCCAAAATCTCCGACTTTGGTTTGGCAAGGATCTTCGGAGGAAATCAAACAGAAGCTAATACTAAAAGAGTGGTCGGAACATA TGGATATATGTCACCGGAGTACGCTTTTGATGGTGTTTTCTCAGAGAAATCCGATGTTTTCAGCTTCGGAGTAATAGTTCTTGAGATTGTCTCCGGAAAAAGAAGTACTGGGTTTTATGCAAACAATAACCTTCTTGGCTAT GCTTGGCAATTGTGGGAAGAAGGCAGAGGTCTCCAGCTTCTCGACAACGAATTAGGGAGCTCATTGTGTGCTTCTGAAGTGATGAGATGCATTCAAATTGGATTGTTGTGCATTCAGGAAAATTCTGCAGATAGGCCAGCAATGTCTGCTGTTATTTCAATGTTGACCAATGATAACATTACACTTCCTTCACCCAAACAACCTGCATTTGCAGTTGGGAGGCATCCAGATCCAGAAAGTGTGAATTCAGCTTCAATTGCATCAATAGAATCTGTAAATGAGGTAACTTTGAGTGTTGTTGATGCACGGTAA
- the LOC120250510 gene encoding receptor-like serine/threonine-protein kinase SD1-8 isoform X2 yields MNKSKLFFSLFFLLLSSQHHHLLLLLRVVAIDDRLIAPSQSITVNQTLVSHGGVFELGFFSSSNSTTIDHQPLYYLGIWYHNLPVRTIVWVANRDKPLKNSRGKLTFIKDGNLAVVDGNGDILWSSRVNPSSLSNEINAVLLDSGNFVLQQNSTYIWQSFDMPTDTFLPNMLLRSNMKTGEAQRISSWMSFDNPAPGNFSFGIDPKNSLQIVIWQGSNTPHWRSHVWNGKSLSGTRETNATSQYVLKVAVDNNVISIMFSPTQGTAQARYVLEPTGTLKMVVWNEPVKNWSLVWSRPSKPCDSYDVCGPSGYCDSSVLSLLPQCKCFPGFKPRDEEEWKLGNYSQGCVRRVALSCDNGDKFWKMERMKLPDRLTLLSNKSLMECQSECLTSCTCTAYAYSSVTGGGSSQRCLVWVDELMDLEHVSNGGEDLNVRLVASELVFTNSTELNNNEKKSRSLLVIVLPIVAGLILIFGCLCCFLWRRRMYIKGKKEAKKGLLFGDLSGKNEMEIPLLDYNTIMAATNNFAFVNKLGEGGFGPVYKGNLQGQEIAVKKLSKSSGQGYEEFKNEVELIARLQHTNLVRLMGWCMDEDEKLLIYEYLPNKSLDKFLFDTAKSASLDWRKRYQIIEGIAQGLLYLHRYSRLRIIHRDLKTSNILLDGALNPKISDFGLARIFGGNQTEANTKRVVGTYGYMSPEYAFDGVFSEKSDVFSFGVIVLEIVSGKRSTGFYANNNLLGYAWQLWEEGRGLQLLDNELGSSLCASEVMRCIQIGLLCIQENSADRPAMSAVISMLTNDNITLPSPKQPAFAVGRHPDPESVNSASIASIESVNEVII; encoded by the exons ATGAACAAATCAAagctcttcttttctcttttcttcttgttattatcatctcagcatcatcatcttcttcttcttcttagagTTGTTGCAATTGATGATAGATTAATAGCACCAAGCCAATCAATCACAGTGAACCAAACTCTAGTCTCACATGGAGGAGTCTTTGAGCTtggtttcttctcttcttcaaacTCAACCACCATTGATCATCAACCTCTTTACTACCTTGGCATTTGGTACCATAATCTCCCAGTCAGAACCATTGTTTGGGTGGCAAACAGAGATAAGCCTCTCAAAAACTCAAGAGGGAAACTCACATTCATCAAAGATGGTAACCTTGCTGTAGTAGATGGCAATGGTGACATTCTCTGGTCATCCAGAGTCAATCCTTCTTCTCTTTCAAATG AAATAAATGCGGTGCTGTTGGACTCTGGAAACTTTGTGCTCCAACAAAATAGCACATATATATGGCAGAGTTTCGACATGCCCACCGATACTTTCTTACCGAACATGCTTCTCCGGTCGAACATGAAGACCGGAGAAGCGCAGAGGATAAGTTCATGGATGAGCTTTGATAACCCGGCACCAGGGAACTTCTCTTTCGGCATTGATCCAAAGAATTCTCTTCAAATAGTTATATGGCAAGGATCAAACACTCCTCATTGGAGAAGCCATGTATGGAATGGGAAGTCATTGAGTGGAACTCGTGAGACAAATGCAACTTCACAGTATGTTCTCAAGGTGGCAGTGGACAACAATGTGATCTCTATCATGTTTAGTCCTACACAAGGGACAGCTCAAGCAAGATATGTGCTTGAACCAACTGGTACACTGAAGATGGTGGTGTGGAATGAACCTGTGAAGAATTGGAGTTTGGTTTGGTCTAGGCCAAGCAAGCCTTGTGATTCTTATGATGTTTGTGGTCCTTCTGGGTACTGTGATAGTAGTGTGCTGTCTTTGTTGCCTCAGTGTAAATGTTTTCCAGGATTTAAGCCAAGAGATGAGGAGGAGTGGAAGCTTGGGAATTATTCTCAAGGGTGTGTGAGGAGAGTGGCATTGAGTTGTGATAATGGAGATAAGTTTTGGAAGATGGAGAGGATGAAATTGCCTGATAGATTGACATTGTTGAGCAACAAGAGTTTGATGGAATGCCAATCTGAGTGTTTGACTTCATGCACTTGTACTGCTTATGCTTATTCTTCTGTGACTGGAGGTGGGAGTAGCCAGAGGTGTTTAGTTTGGGTAGATGAGTTGATGGACCTTGAGCATGTCTCTAATGGTGGAGAAGATCTAAATGTTCGTCTTGTGGCTTCTGAACTTG TGTTTACTAACTCAACAGAGTTGAACAATAATGAGAAGAAGAGTCGGAGTTTACTTGTCATTGTATTGCCAATTGTTGCTGGTTTGATTCTCATTTTTGGGTGTTTGTGTTGttttctttggagaagaaggatgTACATTAAAG gaaagaaagaagcaaagaagggATTGTTGTTTGGTGATTTAAGTGGCAAGAATGAAATGGAGATTCCTCTGTTAGACTACAACACAATAATGGCTGCCACCAATAACTTCGCCTTTGTAAACAAGCTCGGAGAAGGTGGCTTTGGCCCTGTCTACAAG GGAAACTTGCAAGGACAAGAGATAGCAGTAAAAAAACTGTCTAAGAGTTCAGGACAAGGCTATGAAGAGTTCAAGAATGAAGTTGAACTCATTGCTAGACTCCAACACACAAATCTTGTTCGCCTTATGGGTTGGTGCATGGATGAGGATGAAAAACTACTCATCTATGAATATCTGCCGAACAAAAGCTTGGACAAGTTCTTATTTG ATACAGCCAAATCCGCAAGCTTAGATTGGCGGAAACGGTATCAAATCATCGAAGGCATCGCACAAGGGCTCCTCTACCTTCACCGGTACTCGAGGCTGCGCATAATTCACAGAGATCTGAAGACCAGTAACATACTCTTGGATGGTGCATTAAACCCCAAAATCTCCGACTTTGGTTTGGCAAGGATCTTCGGAGGAAATCAAACAGAAGCTAATACTAAAAGAGTGGTCGGAACATA TGGATATATGTCACCGGAGTACGCTTTTGATGGTGTTTTCTCAGAGAAATCCGATGTTTTCAGCTTCGGAGTAATAGTTCTTGAGATTGTCTCCGGAAAAAGAAGTACTGGGTTTTATGCAAACAATAACCTTCTTGGCTAT GCTTGGCAATTGTGGGAAGAAGGCAGAGGTCTCCAGCTTCTCGACAACGAATTAGGGAGCTCATTGTGTGCTTCTGAAGTGATGAGATGCATTCAAATTGGATTGTTGTGCATTCAGGAAAATTCTGCAGATAGGCCAGCAATGTCTGCTGTTATTTCAATGTTGACCAATGATAACATTACACTTCCTTCACCCAAACAACCTGCATTTGCAGTTGGGAGGCATCCAGATCCAGAAAGTGTGAATTCAGCTTCAATTGCATCAATAGAATCTGTAAATGAG GTAATCATATGA